The following are encoded together in the Anguilla rostrata isolate EN2019 chromosome 19, ASM1855537v3, whole genome shotgun sequence genome:
- the LOC135245441 gene encoding uncharacterized protein LOC135245441, whose translation MEMTTDSKVFPRTPLRLRCCYALLILGSMVLVSMTTASPPQTALLAASPGYSVRTFVSFGHSLTLPCRGDPSRGVKWRFQQYGYPDRLDLAVLVTGSFSSGNGFQGRVESFHLIDPGNYSLLLGPVVYSDLGIYKCQYYDDEIILSDVKLDIRVPSNVSVAMGMSASLPCFGKINMQARADDLDILWKRGGENVYQLLNNTITYGPRFENRASVSPEQAVYGNMSLTIRQTRFSDEGDYQCFYNSPKERGNPDSASLVVTGHPPQNLTVEAGGLLSIPLYTADPVRVTFSAGLGSDEVLMLDANKGPARYGERCAQRCELLAQNYTLLLRSVTLEDAGVYKVTNPETKRTIGSVYVRVSGFSVEEVAAIVVGVMVLVLAHVGSVFAFRRCC comes from the exons ATGGAGATGACCACGGATTCGAAGGTGTTCCCCAGGACCCCACTGCGTCTTCGATGCTGTTACGCGCTGCTTATACTGGGATCTATGGTGCTAGTTTCTATGACGACAGCAAGCCCCCCACAAACAG CCCTGCTGGCAGCATCTCCAGGCTACTCTGTCCGCACGTTTGTGAGCTTCGGCcattccctcactctcccctgcCGTGGAGACCCCAGCAGGGGTGTGAAGTGGCGCTTTCAGCAGTATGGGTATCCTGACAGGCTGGACTTGGCTGTACTCGTCACCGGATCCTTTTCCTCTGGAAACGGCTTCCAGGGACGGGTGGAATCCTTCCACTTAATAGATCCGGGAAACTACAGCCTCCTCCTCGGTCCTGTGGTGTACAGTGACCTCGGCATTTACAAATGCCAGTACTACGATGATGAGATCATTCTTTCAGATGTGAAACTAGACATTAGAG tcccatcAAATGTTTCCGTAGCGATGGGAATGTCCGCCAGTCTTCCTTGTTTTGGGAAAATTAATATGCAAGCGCGTGCTGATGATCTGGATATCCTCtggaagagaggtggagagaacgTTTACCAGCTCCTTAACAACACCATCACATATGGGCCCAGGTTCGAGAACAGAGCTTCAGTTTCCCCAGAACAAGCCGTCTATGGAAACATGTCTTTGACCATCAGACAGACACGGTTTTCAGATGAAGGCGACTACCAGTGCTTCTACAACAGTccgaaagagagagggaatccAGATTCTGCCAGTCTCGTTGTGACAG GCCACCCACCCCAGAACCTCACAGTGGAGGCCGGTGGTTTGCTCTCCATACCGCTCTATACCGCAGACCCAGTGAGGGTAACATTCAGTGCAGGCCTTGGTTCAGATGAGGTGCTGATGCTCGATGCAAATAAAGGCCCAGCCAGGTATGGGGAGCGTTGTGCTCAGAGATGTGAGCTTCTGGCCCAAAACTACACCCTTTTGCTGAGGAGTGTGACACTGGAGGATGCCGGAGTCTACAAGGTGACCAATCCTGAGACCAAAAGGACCATCGGCTCAGTCTATGTGCGAGTCTCAG